Proteins encoded by one window of Kribbella flavida DSM 17836:
- a CDS encoding thiamine pyrophosphate-dependent enzyme, translating into MSQVDALFAERVHALEPVHHDLSADLVSDLYDAQLGSRHVDLAARWLQSQGHGFYTIGSSGHEGNAAVAAALRPTDPALLHYRSGAFYLARAAQHGAAAAPADDAAGRRRGHRDGLRDILLGVAAAASEPIAGGRHKVFGRHDLAVIPQTSTIASHLPRAMGVAFSIARAGKLGVPSPWPADAVVVTSFGDASANHSTATGAINAALHASYQGIPMPLLLVCEDNGIGISVRTPDGWIKQAYGQRPGLRYFDADGTDLAATLAMATEAATFVRRNRRPAFLRLRTVRLLGHAGSDVETAYRTPAELLADEELDPLLGTARLLLAKGCSADEIVDRYEAKRAEVMAIAREVAGLPQLTSAEAVAAPLRLAEVAEHSLPERTIGHPEPLTLGQAINRALADVLAAYPESIVFGEDVGRKGGVYGVTRGLQKAFGPARVFDTLLDEQSILGLGLGAGVSGLLPLPEVQYLAYLHNAEDQLRGEAASLKFFSQGQYRNPMVLRIAGYGYQKGFGGHFHNDDAIGVLRDIPGIVIASPSRPDDAAAMLHTCAAAARGDGAVCVFLEPIALYHRRDLYAEGDDGWLAAYGAEHVPIGRGRTYGDGDRLTLVTFGNGVPMSLRVAARLPGVRVLDLRWLAPLPVEDLLREAEATGRVLVADETRRSGGVSEGVLAALVDAGFTGRMARVTSEDTFVPLGAAAHHVLLGEPAIEAAAQRLLAG; encoded by the coding sequence ATGAGCCAGGTCGACGCGTTGTTCGCCGAGCGCGTGCACGCGCTCGAGCCCGTCCATCACGACCTGTCCGCCGACCTGGTCAGCGACCTGTACGACGCCCAGCTCGGCAGCCGGCACGTCGATCTGGCCGCCCGGTGGTTGCAGTCGCAGGGCCACGGCTTCTACACGATCGGCTCCTCCGGCCACGAGGGCAACGCCGCGGTCGCCGCCGCGCTGCGGCCGACCGACCCGGCGTTGCTGCACTACCGCTCCGGCGCGTTCTACCTGGCCCGGGCCGCCCAGCACGGCGCCGCGGCCGCCCCCGCGGACGACGCGGCCGGGCGTCGGCGAGGACATCGCGACGGCCTGCGGGACATCCTGCTCGGGGTCGCCGCGGCGGCCAGCGAACCGATCGCCGGCGGCCGGCACAAGGTGTTCGGCCGGCACGACCTGGCGGTCATCCCGCAGACCTCGACGATCGCGTCGCACCTGCCGCGGGCGATGGGCGTGGCGTTCTCGATCGCCCGGGCCGGCAAGCTCGGCGTACCGTCGCCGTGGCCCGCGGACGCGGTCGTGGTGACCAGCTTCGGCGACGCCTCGGCCAACCACTCGACCGCGACCGGGGCGATCAACGCGGCCCTGCACGCGTCGTACCAGGGCATCCCGATGCCGTTGCTGCTGGTCTGCGAGGACAACGGGATCGGGATCAGCGTGCGTACCCCGGACGGCTGGATCAAGCAGGCCTACGGGCAACGGCCGGGCCTGCGGTACTTCGATGCCGACGGCACCGATCTGGCCGCCACGCTGGCGATGGCGACCGAGGCGGCCACGTTCGTCCGGCGGAACCGGCGGCCGGCCTTCCTGCGGCTGCGGACCGTTCGGCTGCTCGGGCACGCGGGCTCCGACGTCGAGACGGCGTACCGGACGCCGGCCGAGCTGCTCGCCGACGAGGAGCTCGACCCACTGCTCGGCACCGCCCGGCTCCTGCTGGCCAAGGGCTGCTCGGCGGACGAGATCGTCGACCGGTACGAGGCGAAGCGGGCGGAGGTGATGGCGATCGCCCGGGAGGTCGCCGGGCTGCCGCAACTCACCTCGGCCGAAGCGGTCGCGGCGCCGCTGCGGCTGGCCGAGGTCGCCGAGCACAGCCTGCCGGAGCGAACCATCGGCCACCCGGAGCCACTGACGCTCGGCCAGGCGATCAACCGCGCGCTGGCCGACGTGCTCGCGGCGTACCCGGAGTCGATCGTGTTCGGCGAGGACGTCGGCCGCAAAGGTGGCGTGTACGGCGTGACGCGCGGACTGCAGAAGGCGTTCGGGCCGGCCCGCGTGTTCGACACGTTGCTGGACGAGCAGTCGATCCTCGGGCTCGGACTCGGTGCCGGGGTGTCCGGGCTGCTGCCGCTGCCGGAGGTCCAGTACCTGGCCTACCTGCACAACGCCGAGGACCAGCTGCGCGGCGAGGCGGCGTCACTGAAGTTCTTCTCGCAGGGGCAGTATCGCAACCCGATGGTGCTGCGGATCGCCGGCTACGGCTACCAGAAGGGGTTCGGCGGTCACTTCCACAACGACGACGCGATCGGGGTGCTGCGGGACATCCCGGGCATCGTGATCGCGTCGCCGTCCCGGCCGGACGACGCGGCCGCCATGCTGCACACCTGCGCGGCGGCGGCCCGCGGCGACGGCGCCGTCTGCGTGTTCCTGGAGCCGATCGCGCTCTACCACCGGCGCGACCTGTACGCCGAGGGCGACGACGGCTGGCTGGCGGCGTACGGGGCCGAGCACGTACCGATCGGGCGCGGCCGCACGTACGGCGACGGGGACCGGCTGACGCTGGTGACGTTCGGCAACGGGGTACCGATGAGCCTGCGGGTGGCCGCGCGGCTGCCCGGCGTACGGGTGCTCGACCTGCGTTGGCTCGCGCCGCTGCCGGTCGAGGACCTGCTCCGCGAGGCCGAGGCCACCGGGCGCGTCCTGGTCGCGGACGAAACCCGACGCTCGGGCGGCGTCTCCGAAGGCGTGCTGGCCGCCCTCGTCGACGCCGGCTTCACCGGCCGGATGGCGCGGGTGACCAGCGAGGACACCTTCGTCCCGTTGGGAGCGGCGGCGCATCACGTGCTGCTGGGCGAGCCTGCCATCGAGGCGGCGGCCCAGCGCCTGCTGGCCGGCTGA
- a CDS encoding MarR family winged helix-turn-helix transcriptional regulator, translating to MAPRRSSAEQVAAWRGLYRADTLLFTHLDNTLRTAAKMSYFEHEVLRALDAAGGKLRMAPLAEALMISRSGATRLVSKLEDKDGWVVRTTSPADRRATWAELTPAGRTALRTAEPVVDAVVATFFADHVPGEELARATRILDRLADANPNGDGFDCGL from the coding sequence ATGGCACCTCGACGGTCGAGCGCGGAGCAGGTGGCGGCGTGGCGGGGGCTCTACCGCGCCGACACCCTGCTCTTCACGCATCTGGACAACACTCTGCGCACCGCGGCCAAGATGAGCTACTTCGAGCACGAGGTCCTGCGCGCGCTCGACGCGGCCGGCGGCAAGCTCCGGATGGCGCCGTTGGCGGAGGCTCTGATGATCTCGCGCAGTGGCGCCACCCGGCTGGTGTCCAAGCTGGAGGACAAGGACGGCTGGGTGGTCCGGACCACGTCACCGGCCGACCGCCGGGCCACCTGGGCCGAGCTCACGCCGGCCGGCCGGACGGCGCTGAGAACCGCCGAACCGGTGGTCGATGCGGTGGTGGCGACGTTCTTCGCGGATCATGTTCCAGGTGAGGAGCTTGCACGGGCGACCCGGATCCTGGACCGGCTGGCCGACGCGAACCCCAACGGCGACGGCTTCGACTGCGGCCTCTGA
- a CDS encoding MFS transporter: MSEVRWKAVRPLRHRDYRLLWTGLAVALLGSGLWLVALAWQVIELGGGPVQLSVVTTAYSIGLVVCVLFGGIAADRLPQRTVIVTADVVRGVVLLVVAGLALGGLLEIWHLAAGAVIIGAGEAFLIPAYTALVPRLLPPDELLAANGLEGTLRPLAQQATGPVIGGLVIAAISPGVAILVAGLTYLFSAACVLAMNLRHEPAGPAQPDDDAEAAPSGIRAMGRDLVEGWSYVRRTRWLLASLLFGTVFVLLILGPLEVLLPFAIRDQLGGDAREFGLVMAAFGIGGAVGALLISSRKLPRRYLTVMTLMWGLGSVPFVVLGFAEDLWLMAAGAAIVGATGSAAMVIWGTLLQRRVPDHLRGRIASLDFFVSLLLMPVSMALAGPAGSLFGVTAVFVVAGVGPALVSFLVIWFGRMRSDELANPLDQEDGAENLITADA; the protein is encoded by the coding sequence GTGAGCGAGGTCCGTTGGAAAGCCGTCCGGCCGCTACGGCACCGGGACTACCGGCTGCTGTGGACCGGGCTCGCGGTCGCTCTGCTCGGCAGCGGACTCTGGCTGGTCGCGCTGGCCTGGCAGGTGATCGAGCTGGGCGGAGGGCCGGTCCAGCTCTCGGTCGTCACGACGGCGTACAGCATCGGTCTGGTGGTCTGCGTGCTGTTCGGCGGGATCGCGGCCGACCGGTTGCCCCAGCGCACGGTGATCGTCACCGCGGACGTTGTGCGAGGCGTGGTGCTGCTCGTGGTCGCCGGGCTCGCGCTGGGCGGGTTGCTGGAGATCTGGCACCTGGCTGCCGGAGCGGTGATCATCGGCGCCGGCGAGGCGTTCCTGATCCCGGCGTACACGGCGCTGGTGCCGCGGCTGCTGCCGCCGGACGAGCTGCTGGCGGCCAACGGGCTGGAGGGCACGCTGCGGCCGCTCGCGCAGCAGGCGACCGGTCCGGTGATCGGTGGCTTGGTGATCGCCGCGATCTCGCCGGGGGTCGCGATCCTGGTGGCCGGGCTGACCTACCTGTTCTCGGCGGCCTGCGTGCTGGCGATGAACCTGCGCCACGAGCCCGCCGGACCGGCGCAGCCCGACGACGACGCCGAGGCCGCGCCGAGCGGGATCAGGGCGATGGGCCGGGATCTGGTCGAGGGCTGGAGCTACGTACGGCGTACCCGGTGGTTGCTGGCGTCGTTGCTGTTCGGCACGGTGTTCGTGCTGCTGATCCTCGGGCCGTTGGAGGTGCTGCTGCCGTTCGCGATCCGCGACCAGCTGGGCGGGGACGCGAGGGAGTTCGGGCTGGTGATGGCTGCGTTCGGCATCGGCGGGGCGGTCGGCGCGCTGCTGATCTCATCGCGCAAACTGCCCCGGCGGTACCTGACCGTGATGACGTTGATGTGGGGCTTGGGCTCGGTGCCGTTCGTGGTGCTCGGGTTCGCCGAGGACCTGTGGCTGATGGCGGCCGGTGCAGCGATCGTCGGCGCGACCGGCTCGGCCGCGATGGTGATCTGGGGCACGCTGCTGCAGCGCCGAGTGCCGGACCACCTGCGAGGACGGATCGCCAGCCTGGACTTCTTCGTCTCGCTGCTGCTGATGCCGGTGTCGATGGCGCTGGCCGGTCCGGCGGGATCGCTGTTCGGGGTGACCGCGGTGTTCGTCGTCGCCGGCGTCGGGCCGGCGCTGGTGTCGTTCCTGGTGATCTGGTTCGGGCGGATGCGCTCCGACGAGCTGGCGAACCCGCTCGATCAGGAGGACGGCGCGGAGAACCTGATCACCGCCGACGCCTGA
- a CDS encoding GNAT family N-acetyltransferase: MIRPRTDADLVSCVVLLRNVHESAGYPVNWPADPKQWLTPPDALGCWVLSADGEVAGHVAVTAVDGRAFVERLFVDPQQGGRGLGRQLLDHAVEVAAAGKLPLELEVADNCEAAIRLYGRAGWKELGRTPIDWGGDQASAVIRFSAPSS; this comes from the coding sequence GTGATCAGACCACGGACCGACGCCGATCTCGTCAGCTGTGTCGTCCTGCTGCGCAACGTGCACGAGTCGGCCGGCTACCCGGTGAACTGGCCCGCCGATCCCAAGCAGTGGCTGACACCGCCGGACGCGCTGGGCTGTTGGGTCCTGAGCGCGGACGGCGAGGTCGCCGGGCACGTCGCCGTGACGGCCGTCGACGGCCGGGCGTTCGTGGAGCGGCTGTTCGTCGATCCCCAGCAGGGCGGGCGAGGGCTCGGTCGGCAACTGCTCGACCATGCGGTCGAGGTGGCCGCGGCCGGGAAGCTCCCGCTGGAGCTGGAGGTGGCCGACAACTGCGAGGCGGCGATCCGGCTGTACGGCCGAGCGGGCTGGAAGGAGCTCGGCCGTACGCCGATCGACTGGGGCGGGGATCAGGCGTCGGCGGTGATCAGGTTCTCCGCGCCGTCCTCCTGA
- a CDS encoding type 1 glutamine amidotransferase domain-containing protein, with protein sequence MTRVLIALTSHAELGDTGRATGFYASEAAEPWGVFRDAGYQVDLVSVAGGRPPVDGRDDADPVQQRFFAEADLERTPTASDLTAADYDAIFFAGGHGTMWDFADAKELVALAAAIYEQGGVVAAVCHGPSALVGVTLSDGRPLVEGKNVAAFTNAEEHAVGLTTVVPFLLADALTARGAVHHPAADFTEQVVVDGRLVTGQNPASAQRAATEVSKLLG encoded by the coding sequence ATGACACGCGTACTGATTGCTCTGACCAGCCACGCCGAGCTCGGGGACACCGGGCGAGCGACCGGCTTCTACGCTTCCGAGGCCGCTGAGCCGTGGGGCGTCTTCCGCGACGCCGGCTACCAGGTCGACCTGGTCTCGGTCGCCGGTGGCCGGCCGCCGGTCGACGGCCGGGACGACGCCGACCCGGTCCAGCAGCGGTTCTTCGCCGAGGCGGACCTCGAGCGGACTCCGACCGCTTCCGACCTCACCGCCGCCGACTACGACGCGATCTTCTTCGCCGGCGGACACGGCACGATGTGGGACTTCGCCGACGCGAAGGAGCTCGTCGCCCTGGCCGCCGCGATCTACGAACAGGGCGGAGTGGTCGCGGCCGTCTGCCACGGCCCGTCGGCGCTGGTCGGCGTCACGCTGAGCGACGGACGCCCGCTGGTCGAGGGCAAGAACGTGGCCGCCTTCACCAACGCCGAGGAGCACGCCGTCGGCCTGACCACCGTCGTACCGTTCCTGCTCGCGGACGCCCTGACCGCCCGCGGCGCCGTCCACCACCCCGCCGCCGACTTCACCGAGCAGGTCGTCGTGGACGGCCGCCTCGTGACCGGCCAGAATCCCGCCTCCGCTCAGCGCGCAGCCACCGAGGTCAGCAAGCTGCTCGGCTGA
- a CDS encoding LysR family transcriptional regulator, protein MTLSLDLLRSFLAVHRAGSITAGAERLGLAQPTVTAQLRALEAALGRPLFERQARGVRATAAGDELARRIAEPVDALQGLVADELDEPAGTVHLGGPADYLCHQALPALSGRLADGLQLRVRFGLPDELLDGLANRTLDVVISSIRPRRTGLSVTPLYDELFALVAAPRWSAGGPVRTPEALRSVPLIAYAEEAPIVRRYWRSVFGVRLTRTPDLVVPDLRGVLSAVLAGAGASVLPTYLCADAIATGELVLLAQPELPPLNTGYVVTRSDAGPRSAAALVRDELLRRLS, encoded by the coding sequence GTGACGCTGTCTTTGGACCTGTTGCGCAGCTTTCTCGCCGTGCATCGTGCGGGCTCGATCACCGCGGGTGCCGAACGCCTCGGCCTCGCGCAGCCGACGGTGACCGCTCAACTGCGCGCGTTGGAAGCGGCCCTTGGACGTCCGCTGTTCGAGCGGCAGGCGCGAGGGGTCCGGGCGACCGCCGCCGGCGACGAGCTGGCCCGCCGGATCGCCGAACCCGTCGACGCGCTGCAGGGACTCGTGGCCGACGAGCTCGACGAGCCGGCCGGCACGGTCCACCTCGGTGGTCCCGCCGACTACCTCTGCCACCAGGCACTGCCCGCGCTGTCCGGCCGGCTGGCCGACGGCCTGCAGCTGCGCGTTCGCTTCGGGCTGCCGGACGAACTGCTCGACGGGCTGGCCAACCGGACCCTCGACGTGGTGATCAGCTCGATCCGCCCGCGGCGGACCGGGCTGAGCGTCACACCCCTGTACGACGAGCTGTTCGCCCTGGTCGCGGCCCCGCGCTGGTCGGCCGGCGGCCCGGTGCGTACGCCGGAAGCGCTGCGGTCCGTCCCGTTGATCGCGTACGCCGAGGAGGCACCGATCGTCCGGCGGTACTGGCGTAGCGTCTTCGGCGTTCGGCTGACCCGCACGCCCGACCTCGTCGTACCCGATCTGCGCGGCGTGTTGTCGGCCGTGCTCGCCGGAGCGGGGGCGAGTGTGCTGCCGACGTACTTGTGCGCGGACGCGATCGCCACGGGCGAGCTGGTGCTGCTCGCACAGCCGGAGCTGCCGCCGCTGAACACCGGGTACGTCGTGACCCGGTCGGACGCGGGACCCCGCAGCGCGGCCGCCCTCGTGCGCGACGAACTGCTCAGGCGGCTTTCCTAG
- a CDS encoding Ku protein, with product MARSIWSGYINFGLVSVPVGLYSATEEHELDFHQFQRGTSDRIRYKRVNERTGREVDYDKIVKGHDVGGGEYVIVEREELEDIAPGKSRSLEISTFVDLDEIDPIHFQKSYYLAPSDSENASSYALLRDALAKSNRAGIASFVMRSKEYLATIRADGKVLVLETMYFADEIRDPAKEVGDLPAKSSAGKQLKMAVDLIEAMSGEWRPQDYQDSYTERVKDLVESKRKGKEVVFTEEEPEATSTTDLVSALRASVEAARARRAGGGGGGTVKKSTPQKRTAKKSAAKKPAAKKTADKKPAKKTTAKKTATRKTATKKATATKSTAKKSSARKTARKAA from the coding sequence ATGGCGAGGTCGATCTGGAGCGGGTACATCAACTTCGGGCTGGTGTCGGTGCCGGTGGGGTTGTACAGCGCGACCGAGGAGCACGAGCTCGACTTCCACCAGTTCCAGCGCGGCACCTCCGACCGGATCCGGTACAAGCGGGTCAACGAGCGGACCGGCCGCGAGGTCGACTACGACAAGATCGTCAAGGGCCACGACGTCGGCGGCGGCGAGTACGTGATCGTCGAACGCGAGGAGCTGGAGGACATCGCGCCCGGCAAGTCGCGGTCGCTGGAGATCTCCACCTTCGTCGACCTGGACGAGATCGACCCGATCCACTTCCAGAAGAGCTATTACCTGGCCCCGTCCGACAGCGAGAACGCGTCGTCGTACGCGCTGCTGCGGGACGCGCTGGCCAAGAGCAACCGGGCCGGCATCGCCAGTTTCGTGATGCGCAGCAAGGAGTACCTGGCCACGATCCGGGCCGACGGCAAGGTTCTGGTGCTGGAGACGATGTACTTCGCCGACGAGATCCGCGACCCGGCCAAGGAGGTCGGCGACCTGCCGGCCAAGTCGTCGGCCGGCAAGCAGCTGAAGATGGCGGTCGACCTGATCGAGGCGATGAGCGGCGAGTGGCGGCCGCAGGACTACCAGGACAGCTACACCGAGCGGGTCAAGGACCTGGTCGAGTCCAAGCGCAAGGGCAAGGAAGTCGTCTTCACCGAGGAAGAGCCGGAGGCGACGTCGACCACCGACCTGGTGTCCGCGCTGCGGGCCAGCGTCGAGGCGGCGCGGGCCCGGCGGGCCGGTGGCGGCGGGGGCGGCACTGTCAAGAAGTCGACCCCGCAGAAGCGAACCGCCAAGAAGTCGGCCGCGAAGAAGCCCGCCGCGAAGAAGACGGCCGACAAGAAGCCGGCCAAGAAGACGACTGCGAAGAAGACGGCGACCAGGAAGACGGCGACGAAAAAGGCCACCGCCACCAAGAGCACGGCGAAGAAGAGCAGCGCGCGGAAGACGGCTAGGAAAGCCGCCTGA